Within the Pedosphaera parvula Ellin514 genome, the region TTCGCGCCCCTTCGCGAAATTCGCGGATAAAATCCACTCCCCCAAACCGGTCTTGGGAGCCTTCACGCCCCCAAGACCATTACCCCAAACTCAGGACAACACCAACGTCCCCTCACCGCTCACAATACTGCTCAAGGCCGATTGCGTCTCTCCCACCTTGATCTTCACCACGGCCTTCTTGTTTTCCACCGCGCGCAGAGCCTTGATCACATCCATCACCGTCATCGGCTTCGTCGTAATGCGCGTCTTCAACGCCGCAAACTCAGGAGCATCAGGCCAAAAAGCCGTGCCCGCCTCATCGATCACTTCCTGCCCCCACGGAAAATAATACAGCTTCGACTCCGGATTCAGATTATCCACGGCGACCACAAAGCCGTAGCTCACCTTCTTCTCTTCAGCAACCTTGCGGATCGTTTCATTGGTGATTTCAGATACTTTGATTTTCTTCATGATTTACTTCGTTAATTTACAACTCAATTTTCAAGTTCACGGCGTACCCGCCGATAATTCATCAGGTTCATCCCCATCCGGTTCGCCCCGGCTTCCCATTTCGCGCGCAGGAGAGTATGCAGTCAGAATCCATTTTGCAACTTCAGCACAAACTTTTTTACCGAATTACCCATGCCACCAGAAAAACCGCCCCACGCAACACGCAACACGCAACACGCAACACGCAACACGCAACACGCAACACGCAACACGCAACACGCAACACGCAACACTTTCCCTAAATTCTTCCTTGCCCCCAGCCTCTCCAAGTAGTATCTACCGTACTATGAACTCCCCGATCTCCCGCCGCTCCGCTATAACCAAACTCGCCGGCACCGCCGCCAGCATCGCGGCCGCTGCCGCCCTGTCGCAACGCCTCACCGCCGCCGACAACGCCGTCGCTGCCGCCGCACCAGATCTCAAAGGCCACATCAATCATTCCGTCTGCGCCTGGTGTTACAAGGATGTTCCCCTCGAGGAACTCTGCAAATCCGGCAAGGAAATGGGCCTTCAATCCGTCGAACTCCTCGAAATCAAGGACATTCCCACCCTCAAAAAGCACGACCTTATCTGCGCCATGGTCAGCGGTGTTCCCGGCGGCATCACCAGCGGCTTAAATCGCCTCGAAAACCACGACAAGATCGTCACCTACTTTGAAGAAAACCTCCCCAAGGTAGCCGAAGCCGGTTTTCCGAACATGATCTGCTTCTCAGGCAACCGCAAAGGCATGAGCGACGAACAAGGTCTCGAAAACTGCGCCATGGGCCTCAAACGCATCATGAGCGCTGCCGAAAAGCATAAAGTCACCCTCTGCATGGAATTGCTGAACAGCAAGGTCAATCACCACGATTACATGTGCGACCTCAGCAAGTGGGGCGTTGAACTCTGCAAAAAAGTCGGCTCCGACCGCTTCAAACTCCTTTACGACATCTACCACATGCAAATCATGGAAGGCGATGTCATCCACACCATCAAGGATAACCACCAATACTTCGGCCACTACCACACCGGCGGCGTTCCCGGACGCCACGAGATCGACGACTCCCAGGAGCTCTATTATCCCGCCATCATGAAAGCCATCATCGAGACCGGCTTCAAAGGCCACGTCGCCCAGGAATTCATCCCCGCCCGCCAGGACGTCCTCGCCTCCCTCAAACAAGGCGTCCAGATCTGCGACGTCTGATTGTCCCTGCCTGGAACAACTTTCGATTAGACCGTACTCCAAAAAGAATGTCAAAAAAGGGTTGTGCTCTGATGGGAACTCAACCCTTAATGGCAATCCGCACCATCATGCCCAATCAACCATGCGCTGCCAGACGTGGTCACCCTCTCCCTTTGCGCATGGGAGAGGGCGGGGTGAGGGAAGATGCGCCCGGACTCCGCGCCGCCTCGGGTGACTCCCACGCCCCCCAACCCATGAGGCGGCCAACAGCTCGCTCCCTTTCCGACATTCATTTTGAGAAATGTTATAACAGCGGCACGGCCACACCGCGTCGCTGTTTCTTTTATCGAAAGCAAAGCTAGCTCCGCTCAAGCCTTGCCCACCAGAACTCTAAAATCATTTCACCCGCACTGCCGCGAACCAACACGCAACACGCAACACTAATCCCCCATCACCGGCTCCGCCAAAAACTCCACCTCCCAACTCTTCGTAAACGCAAACGTCACATCCAAACTTTTCGCATCCTTCGGAATCTGAACTCCAAACGCGTAATTTATCTCCCTCAATGTTGCCCCTCGCCCTCCCGTGCTTCCCACGCTGAAAACACCCCGTACTTCCACCTTTCTTCCTTGATCATCCTTCACCTCGATTAGTTTCAGATGCGTGTCTGACATCGAACTTGGCGCAACCACGTGCAGACCGGTTTCACGCGGAAATTCAATCCAGTCCTCCGGCACCTTCGCCCCGGCAGCGCTCACCCCTTGAAAACCGATTTCCGCACCGTAAATATTTGTTTGCGCCTGAAACTTCACAATCCCCTTTTCACCGGGAACCGGCACACCCTTGATCGTCCAAAGCTCCTCCGCCGGATAATCCTCCGACCGTGTCACCTGCACTTTCAACTTCCACGCCGGCTCATCCAGCCACAATGCTCCTGGAAAAAAATAATACTGTTGCTGCCCCTTCCACGAACTGTTGGAACTTTCCCCCTCGCGAAACTCCCCATTCGGAGAAACTGCCTCAATCCCCGTAACCTGCCATTTCTTCGTTACTTCCCCCTTATCCTTTAATTCGAATACCGCGAGGGTATACGCCTTGGCATTTTTCTCCTTGCCTATTCCCGCTTCAAGTCCGGTCAATCCAGTTTTCAATCTGACCAGTGTGACCTCCAATTCATTCGTTTTTCGGGTCGCCGGCAACGCCTCCGCCTTCCATGCCACACCAGGCTTTCGCGATTTGTTGGGAATCTTAAACTCCCCCACCGGCTCCAGATGACTTCCCAGGGTTCTATAAATCCGAACTCCAATTTCCTTCGACGTCCGTGGAATCTGCCTTAACTCCCAACCTGTGAGCGTCTTTCCATTTGGTAACGAATACGAGTCATCGGGACCATACTGCACTTGTCCCTCCAATCCATTATCATCCGCCGTCGCCAGATACACCGACATCCCCGGTATGGTGCTATTTTTCGCCGTATTATCCTGCCACAACCAGACGACAACCGCATTCGAACCACTCGGTCTGTGCGATGCAATTCTTGAACCCAATCCCGCCTGCCACTTCGACGGCAGTAAGGCCGCCGCATAATCCTGCCAGCGGTTATCGTACCGCAGCTTATGCTTCGCTCCGTATGTCACCCCTGCCAGCGACATCACCGAGCCATCCGGCAAACTCCACGTCGGCACCGGTTTAGGCTCGCGCGTTACCAGCCAACCAATCGCCACAACCAGGGCAACCGTGAACAACATGCTCAGTATCCTGAGCTTCAACCTCGGTATCATTACAACAAATTCAGTGCCGGCTAGCGCAATCCCAGCCCAAGCACTTCTTTACAATACTTCAAACTCCGCTCCAACTCACTCTTTTGATATTCCTGCTCTGCCGTTTTGTCGGCTGAATGATGTGGCTCAATGGCATGCCCACGCTTCGCCATCATCAAAAACTTCGCGAAATCATTCGCCCTGGCCTTCGGATACTGCTGCCAAAACTCCTGCTTCAAATAAGCATACTCCTTTGAAAATCCTGAAATGATCTCCAAATGCGCCGGCACACCGGGACAGACCTCCCCAAACTTTTTAAAATAAACTTTCCAATCGACTAATCCCTCACCGGTCCCCGTCCACTGCACCTTCGCACCATCCGCGTACTCCCAAACCATTGAATCTCGCAATCCGGTCGACAACACATACGGCGCCAAAATCTTCAAACTCTCCATCGGATCTTCCAGCGTCCAGGTCGCATTCCCGGCATCCAGCGTCGCCCCGACATATTCCTTCCCTGCTTCCTCGATCAAATTCACCAGTTCCCACGCCTGCATGTCACCTGCATGATTCTCGATCGCAATCTTCACCCCGGCATCCATCGCCCGGCTCCGCCCCGCCTTGCACACCTTCACCGTGTCCTTGATGCGCGCCTCAATCCCGCCTTCGGTCTTGCGATCATCCTGCATCCCCAAGATCACCCGCAATACTGGCGACCCCAAAGTCTGCGCCACTCGAATCCCCAATGCCAGGTGCTCATCCGCCGTTCCCCATTTATTTTTAAAGAACTTCGAAGTCGGACAAATGCTCCACGTTCCCGCATGAATCTGCACTCCCACATCCTTCGCCTTCGCCCTCACATCCTTCAAATACGACTCGCTGAAATTCTCATACGCATCCAAATCAGAAATCAAAATGGAATCCAATTTCAACGATGCCGCATAATCCAGCAACTCGGGTGCCTTCCATCCCATCGCCCGGATGGAAAAGTTGTCAAAACCCAGCTTGATCCCCGTTTTGGCTCCGCTGGGAGTTTGACTCTCCGCTTCAGCAGTCCCCACCAAAGCTATTCCAGCGCTTGCCGTGGCCACAGTTTTAATAAAAGTGCGTCGATCAGAATTATAATTATTCGTTTCCATAGGAGGTCGCGTCATTGACTTTTAAGCAAAATTCTCTTTACTGACGAGCAAATGTTTTCTGTGCCAACGTTCACTGGCCCGGTTGAATTCACCCCCAGCTTTTCTCCCCGCCCGCAAATCAGCCATGTGGTCTTCGATTTCGATGGCACGCTCTCCTGGCTGCGCCACGGTTGGCCGGAACTCATGTATCAACTTTTCCGCCCGCTTTACCCCACTATTCCAGGCGAAACCGAAGCTACCATCCATAATTTTCTGCTCGGTGAAATTCTCTCGCTCAACGGCAAGCCTACCATCTTCCAGACCAACCGCTTCGCCGAACTCGTCCACGCTCGCGGTGCCCAATCTCCTTCTCCCGAAGCCCTCTTGCACGACTATCAATCCCGCCTCGACCAGATCATCGCAGAGCGCACCAACCTCATTTTGACTGGCCGCGCCTCGAAGGATGATTTTGTCGTCTTCGGCGCGCGCAAGTTCCTCGACCAACTCCACGCACAAGGCATCAAGCTCATCATCCTCAGCGGCACCATCGAACACCGCGTCAAGGAGGAAGCCGCCTTGCTCAACCTGGCTCACTATTTCGGTCAACACATTTACGGCAGCCGCCCGGATTCCAACGAACTCTCCAAGCGCATTGTCCTCGACCGCCTCCTGCGCGACGAAAAAATCGAAGGCCACCACCTCCTTTCCTTCGGCGATGGTCCCGTGGAAATCTTCCACACCCGCGAACTTGGCGGTTTGGCGGTTGCGGTAGCCAGCGATGAGGACGATAATGGTTCAGGCAAAATGGACCCCCACAAACGCCAGCAACTCCTCAAAGCGGGAGCCGACGTCGTCATTCCGGACTATCGGGATGCCGCCACACTGCTCAAAATGATTCTCCAGCGATGAAAAAGCTCCCCACCCCACTCGACCTCAAGCAACTCAAGGTGTTTCCCCTCGAGCAACGGCTCAGCGAAGCCACCATCGAAGACACGCTCATCAATCTCGACGCTCCCCCGCCCGCTCTTCCCAACAACCTCATGCAGGTGGTTCGGGAAACAGCCAAAAGCATCGCCACGGCCCACAAGAAGCGCGCCAGCGTCATGTTGCTTTACGGCGCCCACATCATCAAAAACGGTGGCGCACCCATCATGAACGCCTTGATGGAACTCGGCTGGATCACCCACCTCGGCACGAACGGTGCCGGCACCATTCATGATTGGGAATTCTCCTTCCTTGGTCGCTCCACCGAAAGCGTGAAGAAAAACGTCGCCACCGGCACCTTCGGCACCTGGGATGAAACCGGTCGCAACATCCATCTCGCCCTCCTCGCCGGTGCCCTGGAAAATCAGGGTTACGGCCAAAGCCTCGGCCGTTTTATCATGGAAGAAGGCACCACACTTCCATCCACCGACTCCCTTATCGAACTAATTTGCAAACATCCCACCCACCCGCTCACACCCGCCCGCACGGAATTGCTTCAAGCCATGGTGACCCACAATCTCCCTGCTGACCGCATCTCTGTTCCACATCCCTGGAAACAACACTCAGTCCTCGGCAACGCCTTTCGCCTCGGTGTTCCCCTCACCGTCCATCCCGGCATCGGCTACGACATCATCACCAATCACCCCATGTTCAACGGTGCCGCCATTGGGCGCGCCGCCGACATCGACTTCCGTCTCCTCAGCACTGCCGTGGATAATCTCGAAGGCGGCCTCGTCCTCTCCGTCGGCTCCGCCATCATGGCCCCGCAGGTCTTCGAAAAAAGCATCAGTTGCGTCAACAACATCCGCCTGCAAAACGGCCGCGCCATCGTCCACAACCATACCTTTTACATCGTCGACCTCCAGGACGGCGGGAATTGGGACTGGACCAAAGGCGAACCTCCCAAAGAAAACCCCGCTTACTATCTCCGCTTCTGCAAAAGCTTCTCCCGCATGGGCGGCACGATGCATTATCTCCAACTCGACAACGTCGCCTTCCTCCACAATCTCTATCACCTGCTCAAGTAACCATGGATGCAGCCCGCTTCCAATCCCTCACCCGCCAATATCGTAAGCTCCGCATCGCAGTCATCGGCGATTTCTGCCTCGACCGCTATCTCGAAATCGACCCGACGAAATCCGAAGTTTCCATCGAAACCAACCTCACCGTCCATAACATCACCCACATTCGTTCCCAACCCGGTGCCGCCGGAACCATCCTGAATAATCTCGTCGCACTGGGCATTGGCGAAGTCCACGCCGTCGGTTTCTGCGGCGAGGACGGCGAAGGCTTCGAACTCCGCAAATCATTGCAGCAACTCAAAGGCGTCAATACCACCCACTTCATCTCCACGCCACATCGACGCACCTTCACCTACACCAAACCCTTGGTAATCTCTCTGGGGAAAACTCCAAAAGAACTAAATCGCCTCGACGTCAAAAACTGGTCCCCAACGCCTCTTCTGCTCCAGAAGCAAATCATTTCCGCTCTACACTCCATCGCCCCCAAAGTCGATGCCATCATCCTGATGGACCAGGTCAGCATTCCCGAAACCGGCGTCATCACAACCAAAGTCCTCAAAGCCATCACCTCCATCGTAAAGCAGCACCCCCATCTCCTCATCCTCGCCGACAGCCGCCTCGGCCTTAAAAACTTTCCGCCAGTCTGCCTAAAAATGAACGCCGCCGAACTCGCCGCCCTCACCGGTTTGCGCACAAAACTGAAACTCAAACAAGTTGCCACCTCCGCTTCAGCCCTGGCCAAACGCCACGGCCAAAATTGCTTCATCACCCTCGCTCAAAACGGAATCCTCGCCGCCTCCCCCGATGGCACCGTCGCCCATCTCCCCGCTCTCCCGGTTCGCGGCCCCATCGACATCGTTGGCGCCGGCGACGCCGTAACCGCCAACCTCACCGCCGCCATCGCCTCCCACTCAACCCTCCGCGAAGCGTTGGAACTCGCCAACGCCGCCGCCTCCATCGTCATCCACAAACTCGCCACCACCGGCACGGCCTCCGCAAACGAAATACAGAACATTCTCTATCATTGATGTCGTCTCGAATAATATCTACGAACATCCATTTTGTTTGGAGCGTAATAAATCTTACTTTATTTCGTCACGCACTGCCTTGGACAAATGGTCGGAGCTATCCACGTCCAACAGCTTAGAAGAAAGCACAAGCATTGTACCGTTGTTTAACAGTTCAGCTCTTTCAACGAATTTTGAAACTCTTGCTAATAGTTCAGTGGGTGTGAGTTTGAAAGCTCGCCCGCAAAGTTCTTTATCGAAATAACAAGCAGGAAAAATTCGATGTACCATGCTTCTTGCATCAAAACGAATTTCATACAATGTTTCCAAGTCCCGTTCAATTAACTCTTCAGGCTGAAGCCATCCGAGATAAGCATCAAAGGCTATAACGAGCTGGGGAAAAACCGGGTTGAGAAGCTCCTTATAATTAATCGTGCTCGCATCGAATTGTATTTCTAGAAAGTCGTCTCGACCTGGTTCATCAACTAAGTCTCTCCTAAACGTGTAAAAAACGTTTCCTTTTAATCCATCGCCAAGCCACTTGCCGATTGCGCAGTGCGCGGTAAGCTCCCTCCCAAAGCCAGGAGCGGGTGGCGCCGTCTTCTTCCATGTCCATGGGGCGGGCAATCCTTGAAAAGCGGCGACCAGTCGTGAATGCTTTTCAGCAACGCTTTCTTCCCTCTTTGGCCGGGAACGCAATTCTAGGCTATATTTCATTTACAATTTCTACTCATTAAAAGGAATAGGGTAGTTCCGAATGACTCGCGCTCCTTCTTTCGTTGGCTTCAAATACCCTGCTCGCTCTTGGCTCATACTCGGAGAGTGAGACTCTTTTCTCACGAATTAATGCCAGAAACATGCCCTTCAAAGCCAAACTCCCCTCTTCGATTTCACCCACGACGACAATCGCGCGGCAACGCCAAATCAATCAAAACACCTCAGCCGTTATCACCCTCTCCCCTTTGCAATGGGAGAGGGCCGGGGTGAGGGAAAATGCGCCCAGACTCTCGATTGCTTCGGGATCTTCCACGTTGCAGAATCCCACTACGTTTTCCCACACCGACAAACACCTCACCAACAGTACCCGCTAAATCCTACCCCTGCACCTGATTCAGCAATCGAACCTCCCGTTGCGGAAACGGAATCTCAATCTGATTCACCCGAAACTGTTCAATAATCGCCGCGTAAATCTCCGCCCCTGCAGCTCCTGCATCACTCAGTGACGCCCACGGCTTCACCGAAATGTTGATCGACGAATCAGAAAGCATTGAAATACCGACACCTGGAACAGGATTCTTCAGCACGCGCGGATTTTTGGCCAAAATCTCCCGCAGAATCGCAATCGCCTTGTTCGGATCTGTCCCGTAGGCCACTCCCACGCTCAAATCCAACTGCCGAATCTTGCCATAATTGTGCAAAATCTCCCCCACAATCTTGCGATTCGGAATCACCACATTGGAAAGATCCGAATGCGTCAGCACCGTCGAAAATAATTCGATATTCTTGACCTGCCCATGCACTCCTGCGAGCTCGATATATTCCCCCACTCGAAACGGCTTGGTAAAAATAATCAACAAACCCGCCACCAGATTGCTCAGCACTCCCTGCAGCGCCAAACCAATACCCACGCCCGCCACACCCAGACCTGCCACCAGCGGACCAATCGGAACTTTAAAGACCTGCAACACCATTAAAAGCACCGCGATCATGACCAGCAGCTTCACCACGCGCACGAACAACGTCTTTACTGGCGGTTCCAAATCATGCTTATCCAACCAGCCTTGAAGACTCTCCCCACCCAGCGTGACACAAAAATCCCCGCCACAAAAATAAGTTGCGGCAGCGATAACGTCCATGCCGTGATCTACACAAAAATCGACAAGCCTGGTTTTTAGATGTTCCGCAGTCGTGGTGACACTGTTCGTCGTTACGTCCATATGAGCTATTTTCTAGTTACTTTTTTGGATGCCAATTCAAAGCCGCTAGGCTCTCCGCACCCGTGCTAATATTAGCAAACCCCTTGCCCGAATCAAATCGAAATGACTCCCAGCTTCCTTCTTTCCACCCAATCACCACAGCCCCTACCCGTGCTCACCTATGGACCAACAAATAATAAAAGCCAAACACCGCAATGAAAACAAAAACCCCCTGCCTCATCCGCTTCGGATCAACCCGCCGCATGCAAAAATGCCCCAACCCCATCGCCAAAAACACCGGCACCACCACCACCGCCGCCAACGCCCACGAAAACTCCTTGAAATAACCAACCTGGCTGTAGCAAATCAGTCGCAGCACACAACTCGACGTAATCACCACCTGTAGAAACGCCATGATCTGCCCTTGGCTCCATGGATGCGCATACGCATATGCCGCCGTCGGAATGCCGCCCAAATTAAAGGCCCCGCTCAGACTGCCACTAAATAATCCAAACGGAACCGACACCGCCGGATGCATCGGCTGCAACTTTCGCCGCAGAAAAAACTCACGCGCCGCAAAAATCAGCATGAACGTCCCCAACACTCTCAACAATATCCCCTCACTTGTCTTTTCCAGGAAATACACCCCCAGCGGCACCCCTAAACAGGAACTAAAAAAGAATGTCGCTCCCAACCGCCAGTTGAACTCCCGATAATGCTGAAAAAATGTCCCCACCGTTGCCACCAACCCATAAATCGTCCCCACCATCGCCGCCTGTTTTAATCCCAGGATCAAAGGCAGCAGCGACATCGACACCAATCCAAACCCAAACCCCGTCAAGCCTTGCACAAACCCCGCTATGGCGAGGGTCATGGTAATAAACGCCCAGTGCATGTCGCCAGATTATGCGATTTCCATTGGAGCGTGTGAACAACTTTCTAAGAATCTAAATTTGCCTCTACACGAAACACGCAATACGCAACACGATCATTTCCTTCCCCTCTCTATTATCAACGGATCAATCGACTTCTCCGGCGGCAACGACGGCGCTTTCCACTCCTTCCCCCGCCATTCCGCCAATATCTTCAAATACAAATACGGATCATCCCAGTTCGCCGCCGGCTCAATCTCCGTCATTTCAAACCATTCATTGAAAGAACAAACCACTGCCACCTCCGGTTTCGTCTCATCCACCGCCTTGCAGAAATTCTTTAACACCTTCCCCCGCTCACGAGCCGCCACATAAGGCTTCTCCTCGACTGCCGTGTTGTTGTGCCCCGGTAAAATAGTCAACTGCACCTCCTTGCCCGCCTTGCGCACATTCTCCGCGAACCCTTGATACAGCTGCGTCAACTGCGGCTCCCGCGTCTCGCGCCAATTGCCAAACAATGAGTACGTCCCAAAACAATCGATCTTCTCCACCGCCAGCCAATCCGGCGCAATGCTCAAAACCGCTCCCGGTTCCGTCTTCGTGGCCGTAGCCTTCATCTTTCCAAAAATCCAATACACATCTCCAATCTGCTTCTCCGTCTCGTTCACATATTTGTTCGCGATCTCAGGCGTAATCCAGTCCTCCCAAACCTGATAGACAAACCACACCGGCTGCCCCTTGATCCTCAAATACGCCGGACTCTTCGCGTACCGTGGCAAACAATTCGTAATCCGCGAAACCAATTGCCCATAGTCATGAATGTAATGCGCGCACTCATCGATGATGCCAATCTTAAAATTCTCTTGCTCCGCCACCGGCAACCAAACCGTCTCAAACAATTTATATTGCTCCGACCAATAACCATCCTCCCTTCCCACATTCCACCAACTGCATAAGAATCCATCGATGCCCGCCGCCTTCGCCAACCGAAAATGCCACCGCACCACCTCCGGATCACTCGTATCATACGCCCCAATGAGCGGATAATCCCCCGACGCAATCTGATGCTTCCACCCATCCACCACCTTCTCAGGATGATACCGCTCCGGAAATTTAAACGAACTCCACTGCTTCCATTTCCCCGTCGGTCCCCACGGCGTCCCATACCACGGATGATAAAACGCCAGCACCAAAGGCTTCGTCGAACCGTTCTTCGCCTCAGCATCTTTTGCCGACGCAGAAAAAGCAGGCCCCCAAACCACCACACAAAGTAAAATTTTGAACTGGATCAATCGCACACTATGAATGTAAATGTCGTAATCTGTAGTAAAAGTTAAAAATACTGCACCATCCGGTGCTCACCTCACGGCTCATTCCTCACAGATTAATCTGCTTCTTATTCGTGTGGCTTGGTGTCCATCCGTGGTTGAACTTCCTTATTAAAGCTACGTTTCTTACCTCATTTACCCAGCTTTCACACCATTCTTCTTGCCATATTTTCGGCCGCACCCTAAACACTGACGCATAATGTACAGACCTCATTCATAACGGAAGCACCATGGATCAGGTCCACCTTCATCTACTCGATCTCATTATCTTCGCCGTTTACATGGTAGCCACCATGGCACTCGGTTTCTGGGTGGCGCGCAAAGGGAAGAATACTGCTCAAGGTTACTTCCTCGGCAACAAAACCATCCCCTGGTTTGTCATCGGCGCCTCCATGGTCGCGGCCGACATCAGCAGCGAACAATTCATCTCCAACGTCGGCGGCGCCTACAAGCATGGCATCGTTCTCGCCGCAGGCGATTGGAATGCCTGGATAATTTATAGCCTGCTGATTCTGATTTTCCTCCCCTACTACGTTCGAACCGGCGTCACCACGATGCCTGAATTTCTCGAACGCCGCTACAACCCTGCCTGCCGCTACATCTTCGCCATCGCCTCCATCATCGGCTTCGTCGCCGCCATCAATGCCGGAGCTCTCTATTCCGGTGGCATCATGCTCGATAGTTTCTTCGGTGACAATCTGGCCAAATTCATGCCTCACACCACCCTTTTCGGCAACCCAATCTCTCCGGTGGTTGTTTACATCATTTTCTTCGCCGTCACTACTGGCGTCTATACAATTTATGGCGGGCTAAAATCCGCCGCCTGGACCGACCTGATGCAAATGGTGATTTTGCTCATCGCCGGATTTCTGGTGCCTATTCTCGCCCTGCGACGCGCCGGTGACCTCACCTCCTTCATCCAACAAAACCCTGAGCATTTCCAAGTGTTCAAGCCCATCACGCACAAACCTTTCCCCGCCACCGGCTTGTTTACCGGCTTTCTCTCAGTCGGAATCTGGTATAGCTGCACAAGCCAGCACATGGTGCAACGCATCCTGGCCGCCAAAAACGAATGGCACGCCCGCGTCGGCGTGGTTTGCGCCGGCTTCTTGCACATCATCATGCCGTTCTTCTTCATCGTGCCCGGAATCATCGCGTTCAAAATGTTCCCCAATCTCCCACACCCAGACCAAGCCTATCTGGTTCTGGTAAAGGAACTGCTCCCCACCGGCTTGAAAGGACTTTTGCTCGCTGGCATGGCCGCCGCCTTGATGGGTCACGTGGCCACCGTGCTTAACTCCGCTTCCACCATCATCACCATCGACCTTTATAAGCGCCTGTTCAATCGCGACGTAACCGACGCTCAACAAGTCCGCTTCGGCCGTTGGAGCGGCACGCTGGTTTTGATCGCCAGCATTTGGATCGCGATTGGTTACACACGAACCACCACTCCGCTCTTCGAAAAAATCCAAACCGTCTTCTTCTACATTGCGCCTCCATTTGCCGTGGTCTTCACGCTCGGCATTCTGTGGAAACGCGCCACGGCCACGGCCGCAGTCATCACGATTATTTTGGGTTTTGTCTTCACCTGGGTGCTGACTCAATTTGCGCTTTTGGGAGATTACAATACCTACAATCATCGCGCCCTCTGCGCCTGGTTTTTCTGCATGCTCACGATGACCATCACTTCGCTCGTGACCACGCCACCTCCGG harbors:
- a CDS encoding HAD family hydrolase, which produces MFSVPTFTGPVEFTPSFSPRPQISHVVFDFDGTLSWLRHGWPELMYQLFRPLYPTIPGETEATIHNFLLGEILSLNGKPTIFQTNRFAELVHARGAQSPSPEALLHDYQSRLDQIIAERTNLILTGRASKDDFVVFGARKFLDQLHAQGIKLIILSGTIEHRVKEEAALLNLAHYFGQHIYGSRPDSNELSKRIVLDRLLRDEKIEGHHLLSFGDGPVEIFHTRELGGLAVAVASDEDDNGSGKMDPHKRQQLLKAGADVVIPDYRDAATLLKMILQR
- a CDS encoding sulfite exporter TauE/SafE family protein; translation: MHWAFITMTLAIAGFVQGLTGFGFGLVSMSLLPLILGLKQAAMVGTIYGLVATVGTFFQHYREFNWRLGATFFFSSCLGVPLGVYFLEKTSEGILLRVLGTFMLIFAAREFFLRRKLQPMHPAVSVPFGLFSGSLSGAFNLGGIPTAAYAYAHPWSQGQIMAFLQVVITSSCVLRLICYSQVGYFKEFSWALAAVVVVPVFLAMGLGHFCMRRVDPKRMRQGVFVFIAVFGFYYLLVHR
- a CDS encoding hydroxypyruvate isomerase family protein, yielding MNSPISRRSAITKLAGTAASIAAAAALSQRLTAADNAVAAAAPDLKGHINHSVCAWCYKDVPLEELCKSGKEMGLQSVELLEIKDIPTLKKHDLICAMVSGVPGGITSGLNRLENHDKIVTYFEENLPKVAEAGFPNMICFSGNRKGMSDEQGLENCAMGLKRIMSAAEKHKVTLCMELLNSKVNHHDYMCDLSKWGVELCKKVGSDRFKLLYDIYHMQIMEGDVIHTIKDNHQYFGHYHTGGVPGRHEIDDSQELYYPAIMKAIIETGFKGHVAQEFIPARQDVLASLKQGVQICDV
- a CDS encoding bifunctional heptose 7-phosphate kinase/heptose 1-phosphate adenyltransferase; translation: MDAARFQSLTRQYRKLRIAVIGDFCLDRYLEIDPTKSEVSIETNLTVHNITHIRSQPGAAGTILNNLVALGIGEVHAVGFCGEDGEGFELRKSLQQLKGVNTTHFISTPHRRTFTYTKPLVISLGKTPKELNRLDVKNWSPTPLLLQKQIISALHSIAPKVDAIILMDQVSIPETGVITTKVLKAITSIVKQHPHLLILADSRLGLKNFPPVCLKMNAAELAALTGLRTKLKLKQVATSASALAKRHGQNCFITLAQNGILAASPDGTVAHLPALPVRGPIDIVGAGDAVTANLTAAIASHSTLREALELANAAASIVIHKLATTGTASANEIQNILYH
- a CDS encoding sugar phosphate isomerase/epimerase family protein produces the protein METNNYNSDRRTFIKTVATASAGIALVGTAEAESQTPSGAKTGIKLGFDNFSIRAMGWKAPELLDYAASLKLDSILISDLDAYENFSESYLKDVRAKAKDVGVQIHAGTWSICPTSKFFKNKWGTADEHLALGIRVAQTLGSPVLRVILGMQDDRKTEGGIEARIKDTVKVCKAGRSRAMDAGVKIAIENHAGDMQAWELVNLIEEAGKEYVGATLDAGNATWTLEDPMESLKILAPYVLSTGLRDSMVWEYADGAKVQWTGTGEGLVDWKVYFKKFGEVCPGVPAHLEIISGFSKEYAYLKQEFWQQYPKARANDFAKFLMMAKRGHAIEPHHSADKTAEQEYQKSELERSLKYCKEVLGLGLR
- a CDS encoding sodium:solute symporter — its product is MDQVHLHLLDLIIFAVYMVATMALGFWVARKGKNTAQGYFLGNKTIPWFVIGASMVAADISSEQFISNVGGAYKHGIVLAAGDWNAWIIYSLLILIFLPYYVRTGVTTMPEFLERRYNPACRYIFAIASIIGFVAAINAGALYSGGIMLDSFFGDNLAKFMPHTTLFGNPISPVVVYIIFFAVTTGVYTIYGGLKSAAWTDLMQMVILLIAGFLVPILALRRAGDLTSFIQQNPEHFQVFKPITHKPFPATGLFTGFLSVGIWYSCTSQHMVQRILAAKNEWHARVGVVCAGFLHIIMPFFFIVPGIIAFKMFPNLPHPDQAYLVLVKELLPTGLKGLLLAGMAAALMGHVATVLNSASTIITIDLYKRLFNRDVTDAQQVRFGRWSGTLVLIASIWIAIGYTRTTTPLFEKIQTVFFYIAPPFAVVFTLGILWKRATATAAVITIILGFVFTWVLTQFALLGDYNTYNHRALCAWFFCMLTMTITSLVTTPPPEEQIKGIIWNKSFLTLPPEEQQQYRGLKDWRIWWLLFVAIVLSIYGFFLWHRFCHPW
- a CDS encoding mechanosensitive ion channel family protein → MDVTTNSVTTTAEHLKTRLVDFCVDHGMDVIAAATYFCGGDFCVTLGGESLQGWLDKHDLEPPVKTLFVRVVKLLVMIAVLLMVLQVFKVPIGPLVAGLGVAGVGIGLALQGVLSNLVAGLLIIFTKPFRVGEYIELAGVHGQVKNIELFSTVLTHSDLSNVVIPNRKIVGEILHNYGKIRQLDLSVGVAYGTDPNKAIAILREILAKNPRVLKNPVPGVGISMLSDSSINISVKPWASLSDAGAAGAEIYAAIIEQFRVNQIEIPFPQREVRLLNQVQG